The proteins below come from a single Takifugu flavidus isolate HTHZ2018 chromosome 6, ASM371156v2, whole genome shotgun sequence genomic window:
- the npnta gene encoding nephronectin a isoform X1, which translates to MGLWIKLVMLCCCCFGASADFNGRWPRQMASSNGLCRYGARVDCCWGWTRRSWGHCQPVFALTHRVTRIRCQPQALCQPGCKHGECVGPDKCKCHPGFTGKTCNQEEAPDYFAPPLWAAHLPLFRTLDHQPASRVMEDLNECGLKPRPCKHRCMNTYGSYKCYCLNGYMLLPDGTCGNARTCGMANCQYGCEVRKGEVRCQCPSPGLQLAADGRTCMDVDECATGIAVCPRFRKCVNTFGSYICKCHEGFDLQYINGKYQCLDVDECSSGRSHCSGYATCYNTAGSYKCKCRDGFRGMGHDCKPIPKVIIDVPRPEKIPPNHHNHIPDRDEKRTTTTLRPPITQKRVFPVIPKSTTAMMTTASKMTTTKATTTTKLTTTAKMTTMPTPTTKAPPPTVRVTPPTRRPEVLTWKPFVPTKKPPAPTRKPYIPPPPPPPVTPVDNTIQKEVTKQRGDVHIPRNHDRNTVLDIDFDIELGNTADEAKDDPESGYLSCSFDDGLCGWIRDKDGDVHWETTPDPSGGRYLTIPEVSNKRTGRGAQLVLPLTQPWNDGNLCLSFRHKLAGHHVGMLQVFVKKGKQDSPAVWGRTGGNGWRHTQITLWGTGLESVILKGERRRGRVGEMAVDDITLRKGSCTEEHNLRRL; encoded by the exons ATGGGTTTATGGATAAAGTTGGTGAtgttatgctgctgctgctttggagcaAGTGCGGACTTCAACGGCAG GTGGCCACGACAGATGGCCTCTTCCAACGGGCTGTGTCGCTACGGGGCCAGGGTGGACTGCTGCTGGGGCTGGACGCGCCGCTCCTGGGGTCACTGCCAGC CTGTCTTCGCCTTAACTCACAGAGTAACCAGGATAAGATGCCAGCCCCAAG CTTTGTGTCAGCCTGGCTGCAAGCACGGCGAGTGCGTGGGACCCGACAAATGCAAGTGCCACCCCGGCTTCACGGGAAAGACCTGCAATCAAG AAGAAGCGCCGGACTATTTCGCCCCACCTCTGTGGGCCGCTCACCTCCCCCTCTTTCGTACCCTGGACCATCAGCCGGCCTCACGAGTGATGGAGG ATCTGAACGAGTGCGGGCTGAAGCCACGGCCTTGCAAACACAGGTGCATGAACACTTACGGGAGTTACAAGTGCTACTGTCTCAACGGGTACATGCTGCTGCCTGACGGAACCTGTGGAA ATGCTCGTACTTGCGGCATGGCAAACTGCCAGTATGGCTGCGAGGTGCGGAAAGGGGAGGTCCGATGTCAGTGTCCATCGCCGGGCTTGCAACTGGCTGCCGACGGGAGAACCTGCATGG ACGTGGATGAGTGTGCGACGGGGATAGCGGTGTGTCCCAGGTTCCGGAAGTGCGTCAACACCTTCGGCAGCTACATCTGCAAGTGTCACGAAGGCTTTGACCTGCAGTACATCAATGGGAAATACCAGTGCTTAG ATGTGGACGAGTGCTCTTCAGGCCGGAGCCACTGCAGCGGCTACGCCACCTGCTACAACACGGCAGGCTCATACAAGTGCAAATGCAGGGACGGCTTCAGGGGGATGGGCCACGACTGCAAAC CCATTCCGAAGGTGATCATTGACGTTCCGAGACCGGAAAAAATTCCCCCAAACCACCACAACCACATCCCCGATAGGGACGAGAAGAGAACCACCACCACTCTCCGCCCCCCCATTACACAGAAGAGAGTTTTCCCTGTTATTCCCAAATCAACAACTGCCATGATGACTACAGCCTCCAAGATGACTACAACCAAAGCAACTACAACTACCAAACTAACTACAACCGCCAAGATGACCACCATGCCCACACCAACGACCAAAGCACCTCCTCCCACTGTGAGAGTCACCCCTCCCACACGCAGGCCAGAAGTTCTGACCTGGAAGCCATTTGTTCCAACCAAGAAGCCGCCAGCGCCCACTCGCAAGCCCTATATCCCCCCGCCGCCCCCACCTCCGGTCACGCCAGTGGACAACACCATCCAGAAGGAGGTGACCAAACAGAGAGGCGATGTCCACA TCCCACGGAACCACGACCGCAACACCGTCCTCGACATCGACTTTGACATTGAGCTCGGAAACACGGCGGACGAAGCCAAGGATGATCCAG AGTCGGGGTATCTGAGCTGCTCCTTTGATGACGGCCTCTGTGGTTGGATCAGGGACAAAGACGGAGACGTGCACTGGGAGACGACACCCGATCCATCAG GTGGACGATACCTCACCATCCCTGAGGTGAGCAACAAAAGGACGGGGCGAGGGGCTCAGCTGGTCCTCCCGCTCACGCAGCCCTGGAACGACGGCAATCTGTGCCTGTCGTTCCGACACAAGCTGGCAGGCCACCACGTGGGCATGCTGCAAGTGTTTGTGAAGAAAGGAAAGCAGGACAGTCCGGCAGTGTGGGGACGGACGGGCGGGAACGGCTGGAGGCACACCCAAATCACGCTGTGGGGGACGGGACTGGAAAGT GTGATCCTGAAGGGGGAGCGCAGGCGAGGCAGAGTCGGCGAGATGGCCGTGGACGACATCACCCTGAGGAAAGGCAGCTGCACCGAGGAGCACAATCTGAGGAGACTCTAA
- the npnta gene encoding nephronectin a isoform X2, which produces MGLWIKLVMLCCCCFGASADFNGRWPRQMASSNGLCRYGARVDCCWGWTRRSWGHCQPLCQPGCKHGECVGPDKCKCHPGFTGKTCNQEEAPDYFAPPLWAAHLPLFRTLDHQPASRVMEDLNECGLKPRPCKHRCMNTYGSYKCYCLNGYMLLPDGTCGNARTCGMANCQYGCEVRKGEVRCQCPSPGLQLAADGRTCMDVDECATGIAVCPRFRKCVNTFGSYICKCHEGFDLQYINGKYQCLDVDECSSGRSHCSGYATCYNTAGSYKCKCRDGFRGMGHDCKPIPKVIIDVPRPEKIPPNHHNHIPDRDEKRTTTTLRPPITQKRVFPVIPKSTTAMMTTASKMTTTKATTTTKLTTTAKMTTMPTPTTKAPPPTVRVTPPTRRPEVLTWKPFVPTKKPPAPTRKPYIPPPPPPPVTPVDNTIQKEVTKQRGDVHIPRNHDRNTVLDIDFDIELGNTADEAKDDPESGYLSCSFDDGLCGWIRDKDGDVHWETTPDPSGGRYLTIPEVSNKRTGRGAQLVLPLTQPWNDGNLCLSFRHKLAGHHVGMLQVFVKKGKQDSPAVWGRTGGNGWRHTQITLWGTGLESVILKGERRRGRVGEMAVDDITLRKGSCTEEHNLRRL; this is translated from the exons ATGGGTTTATGGATAAAGTTGGTGAtgttatgctgctgctgctttggagcaAGTGCGGACTTCAACGGCAG GTGGCCACGACAGATGGCCTCTTCCAACGGGCTGTGTCGCTACGGGGCCAGGGTGGACTGCTGCTGGGGCTGGACGCGCCGCTCCTGGGGTCACTGCCAGC CTTTGTGTCAGCCTGGCTGCAAGCACGGCGAGTGCGTGGGACCCGACAAATGCAAGTGCCACCCCGGCTTCACGGGAAAGACCTGCAATCAAG AAGAAGCGCCGGACTATTTCGCCCCACCTCTGTGGGCCGCTCACCTCCCCCTCTTTCGTACCCTGGACCATCAGCCGGCCTCACGAGTGATGGAGG ATCTGAACGAGTGCGGGCTGAAGCCACGGCCTTGCAAACACAGGTGCATGAACACTTACGGGAGTTACAAGTGCTACTGTCTCAACGGGTACATGCTGCTGCCTGACGGAACCTGTGGAA ATGCTCGTACTTGCGGCATGGCAAACTGCCAGTATGGCTGCGAGGTGCGGAAAGGGGAGGTCCGATGTCAGTGTCCATCGCCGGGCTTGCAACTGGCTGCCGACGGGAGAACCTGCATGG ACGTGGATGAGTGTGCGACGGGGATAGCGGTGTGTCCCAGGTTCCGGAAGTGCGTCAACACCTTCGGCAGCTACATCTGCAAGTGTCACGAAGGCTTTGACCTGCAGTACATCAATGGGAAATACCAGTGCTTAG ATGTGGACGAGTGCTCTTCAGGCCGGAGCCACTGCAGCGGCTACGCCACCTGCTACAACACGGCAGGCTCATACAAGTGCAAATGCAGGGACGGCTTCAGGGGGATGGGCCACGACTGCAAAC CCATTCCGAAGGTGATCATTGACGTTCCGAGACCGGAAAAAATTCCCCCAAACCACCACAACCACATCCCCGATAGGGACGAGAAGAGAACCACCACCACTCTCCGCCCCCCCATTACACAGAAGAGAGTTTTCCCTGTTATTCCCAAATCAACAACTGCCATGATGACTACAGCCTCCAAGATGACTACAACCAAAGCAACTACAACTACCAAACTAACTACAACCGCCAAGATGACCACCATGCCCACACCAACGACCAAAGCACCTCCTCCCACTGTGAGAGTCACCCCTCCCACACGCAGGCCAGAAGTTCTGACCTGGAAGCCATTTGTTCCAACCAAGAAGCCGCCAGCGCCCACTCGCAAGCCCTATATCCCCCCGCCGCCCCCACCTCCGGTCACGCCAGTGGACAACACCATCCAGAAGGAGGTGACCAAACAGAGAGGCGATGTCCACA TCCCACGGAACCACGACCGCAACACCGTCCTCGACATCGACTTTGACATTGAGCTCGGAAACACGGCGGACGAAGCCAAGGATGATCCAG AGTCGGGGTATCTGAGCTGCTCCTTTGATGACGGCCTCTGTGGTTGGATCAGGGACAAAGACGGAGACGTGCACTGGGAGACGACACCCGATCCATCAG GTGGACGATACCTCACCATCCCTGAGGTGAGCAACAAAAGGACGGGGCGAGGGGCTCAGCTGGTCCTCCCGCTCACGCAGCCCTGGAACGACGGCAATCTGTGCCTGTCGTTCCGACACAAGCTGGCAGGCCACCACGTGGGCATGCTGCAAGTGTTTGTGAAGAAAGGAAAGCAGGACAGTCCGGCAGTGTGGGGACGGACGGGCGGGAACGGCTGGAGGCACACCCAAATCACGCTGTGGGGGACGGGACTGGAAAGT GTGATCCTGAAGGGGGAGCGCAGGCGAGGCAGAGTCGGCGAGATGGCCGTGGACGACATCACCCTGAGGAAAGGCAGCTGCACCGAGGAGCACAATCTGAGGAGACTCTAA
- the npnta gene encoding nephronectin a isoform X4 — MGLWIKLVMLCCCCFGASADFNGRWPRQMASSNGLCRYGARVDCCWGWTRRSWGHCQPLCQPGCKHGECVGPDKCKCHPGFTGKTCNQDLNECGLKPRPCKHRCMNTYGSYKCYCLNGYMLLPDGTCGNARTCGMANCQYGCEVRKGEVRCQCPSPGLQLAADGRTCMDVDECATGIAVCPRFRKCVNTFGSYICKCHEGFDLQYINGKYQCLDVDECSSGRSHCSGYATCYNTAGSYKCKCRDGFRGMGHDCKPIPKVIIDVPRPEKIPPNHHNHIPDRDEKRTTTTLRPPITQKRVFPVIPKSTTAMMTTASKMTTTKATTTTKLTTTAKMTTMPTPTTKAPPPTVRVTPPTRRPEVLTWKPFVPTKKPPAPTRKPYIPPPPPPPVTPVDNTIQKEVTKQRGDVHIPRNHDRNTVLDIDFDIELGNTADEAKDDPESGYLSCSFDDGLCGWIRDKDGDVHWETTPDPSGGRYLTIPEVSNKRTGRGAQLVLPLTQPWNDGNLCLSFRHKLAGHHVGMLQVFVKKGKQDSPAVWGRTGGNGWRHTQITLWGTGLESVILKGERRRGRVGEMAVDDITLRKGSCTEEHNLRRL, encoded by the exons ATGGGTTTATGGATAAAGTTGGTGAtgttatgctgctgctgctttggagcaAGTGCGGACTTCAACGGCAG GTGGCCACGACAGATGGCCTCTTCCAACGGGCTGTGTCGCTACGGGGCCAGGGTGGACTGCTGCTGGGGCTGGACGCGCCGCTCCTGGGGTCACTGCCAGC CTTTGTGTCAGCCTGGCTGCAAGCACGGCGAGTGCGTGGGACCCGACAAATGCAAGTGCCACCCCGGCTTCACGGGAAAGACCTGCAATCAAG ATCTGAACGAGTGCGGGCTGAAGCCACGGCCTTGCAAACACAGGTGCATGAACACTTACGGGAGTTACAAGTGCTACTGTCTCAACGGGTACATGCTGCTGCCTGACGGAACCTGTGGAA ATGCTCGTACTTGCGGCATGGCAAACTGCCAGTATGGCTGCGAGGTGCGGAAAGGGGAGGTCCGATGTCAGTGTCCATCGCCGGGCTTGCAACTGGCTGCCGACGGGAGAACCTGCATGG ACGTGGATGAGTGTGCGACGGGGATAGCGGTGTGTCCCAGGTTCCGGAAGTGCGTCAACACCTTCGGCAGCTACATCTGCAAGTGTCACGAAGGCTTTGACCTGCAGTACATCAATGGGAAATACCAGTGCTTAG ATGTGGACGAGTGCTCTTCAGGCCGGAGCCACTGCAGCGGCTACGCCACCTGCTACAACACGGCAGGCTCATACAAGTGCAAATGCAGGGACGGCTTCAGGGGGATGGGCCACGACTGCAAAC CCATTCCGAAGGTGATCATTGACGTTCCGAGACCGGAAAAAATTCCCCCAAACCACCACAACCACATCCCCGATAGGGACGAGAAGAGAACCACCACCACTCTCCGCCCCCCCATTACACAGAAGAGAGTTTTCCCTGTTATTCCCAAATCAACAACTGCCATGATGACTACAGCCTCCAAGATGACTACAACCAAAGCAACTACAACTACCAAACTAACTACAACCGCCAAGATGACCACCATGCCCACACCAACGACCAAAGCACCTCCTCCCACTGTGAGAGTCACCCCTCCCACACGCAGGCCAGAAGTTCTGACCTGGAAGCCATTTGTTCCAACCAAGAAGCCGCCAGCGCCCACTCGCAAGCCCTATATCCCCCCGCCGCCCCCACCTCCGGTCACGCCAGTGGACAACACCATCCAGAAGGAGGTGACCAAACAGAGAGGCGATGTCCACA TCCCACGGAACCACGACCGCAACACCGTCCTCGACATCGACTTTGACATTGAGCTCGGAAACACGGCGGACGAAGCCAAGGATGATCCAG AGTCGGGGTATCTGAGCTGCTCCTTTGATGACGGCCTCTGTGGTTGGATCAGGGACAAAGACGGAGACGTGCACTGGGAGACGACACCCGATCCATCAG GTGGACGATACCTCACCATCCCTGAGGTGAGCAACAAAAGGACGGGGCGAGGGGCTCAGCTGGTCCTCCCGCTCACGCAGCCCTGGAACGACGGCAATCTGTGCCTGTCGTTCCGACACAAGCTGGCAGGCCACCACGTGGGCATGCTGCAAGTGTTTGTGAAGAAAGGAAAGCAGGACAGTCCGGCAGTGTGGGGACGGACGGGCGGGAACGGCTGGAGGCACACCCAAATCACGCTGTGGGGGACGGGACTGGAAAGT GTGATCCTGAAGGGGGAGCGCAGGCGAGGCAGAGTCGGCGAGATGGCCGTGGACGACATCACCCTGAGGAAAGGCAGCTGCACCGAGGAGCACAATCTGAGGAGACTCTAA
- the npnta gene encoding nephronectin a isoform X3 has translation MGLWIKLVMLCCCCFGASADFNGRWPRQMASSNGLCRYGARVDCCWGWTRRSWGHCQPVFALTHRVTRIRCQPQALCQPGCKHGECVGPDKCKCHPGFTGKTCNQDLNECGLKPRPCKHRCMNTYGSYKCYCLNGYMLLPDGTCGNARTCGMANCQYGCEVRKGEVRCQCPSPGLQLAADGRTCMDVDECATGIAVCPRFRKCVNTFGSYICKCHEGFDLQYINGKYQCLDVDECSSGRSHCSGYATCYNTAGSYKCKCRDGFRGMGHDCKPIPKVIIDVPRPEKIPPNHHNHIPDRDEKRTTTTLRPPITQKRVFPVIPKSTTAMMTTASKMTTTKATTTTKLTTTAKMTTMPTPTTKAPPPTVRVTPPTRRPEVLTWKPFVPTKKPPAPTRKPYIPPPPPPPVTPVDNTIQKEVTKQRGDVHIPRNHDRNTVLDIDFDIELGNTADEAKDDPESGYLSCSFDDGLCGWIRDKDGDVHWETTPDPSGGRYLTIPEVSNKRTGRGAQLVLPLTQPWNDGNLCLSFRHKLAGHHVGMLQVFVKKGKQDSPAVWGRTGGNGWRHTQITLWGTGLESVILKGERRRGRVGEMAVDDITLRKGSCTEEHNLRRL, from the exons ATGGGTTTATGGATAAAGTTGGTGAtgttatgctgctgctgctttggagcaAGTGCGGACTTCAACGGCAG GTGGCCACGACAGATGGCCTCTTCCAACGGGCTGTGTCGCTACGGGGCCAGGGTGGACTGCTGCTGGGGCTGGACGCGCCGCTCCTGGGGTCACTGCCAGC CTGTCTTCGCCTTAACTCACAGAGTAACCAGGATAAGATGCCAGCCCCAAG CTTTGTGTCAGCCTGGCTGCAAGCACGGCGAGTGCGTGGGACCCGACAAATGCAAGTGCCACCCCGGCTTCACGGGAAAGACCTGCAATCAAG ATCTGAACGAGTGCGGGCTGAAGCCACGGCCTTGCAAACACAGGTGCATGAACACTTACGGGAGTTACAAGTGCTACTGTCTCAACGGGTACATGCTGCTGCCTGACGGAACCTGTGGAA ATGCTCGTACTTGCGGCATGGCAAACTGCCAGTATGGCTGCGAGGTGCGGAAAGGGGAGGTCCGATGTCAGTGTCCATCGCCGGGCTTGCAACTGGCTGCCGACGGGAGAACCTGCATGG ACGTGGATGAGTGTGCGACGGGGATAGCGGTGTGTCCCAGGTTCCGGAAGTGCGTCAACACCTTCGGCAGCTACATCTGCAAGTGTCACGAAGGCTTTGACCTGCAGTACATCAATGGGAAATACCAGTGCTTAG ATGTGGACGAGTGCTCTTCAGGCCGGAGCCACTGCAGCGGCTACGCCACCTGCTACAACACGGCAGGCTCATACAAGTGCAAATGCAGGGACGGCTTCAGGGGGATGGGCCACGACTGCAAAC CCATTCCGAAGGTGATCATTGACGTTCCGAGACCGGAAAAAATTCCCCCAAACCACCACAACCACATCCCCGATAGGGACGAGAAGAGAACCACCACCACTCTCCGCCCCCCCATTACACAGAAGAGAGTTTTCCCTGTTATTCCCAAATCAACAACTGCCATGATGACTACAGCCTCCAAGATGACTACAACCAAAGCAACTACAACTACCAAACTAACTACAACCGCCAAGATGACCACCATGCCCACACCAACGACCAAAGCACCTCCTCCCACTGTGAGAGTCACCCCTCCCACACGCAGGCCAGAAGTTCTGACCTGGAAGCCATTTGTTCCAACCAAGAAGCCGCCAGCGCCCACTCGCAAGCCCTATATCCCCCCGCCGCCCCCACCTCCGGTCACGCCAGTGGACAACACCATCCAGAAGGAGGTGACCAAACAGAGAGGCGATGTCCACA TCCCACGGAACCACGACCGCAACACCGTCCTCGACATCGACTTTGACATTGAGCTCGGAAACACGGCGGACGAAGCCAAGGATGATCCAG AGTCGGGGTATCTGAGCTGCTCCTTTGATGACGGCCTCTGTGGTTGGATCAGGGACAAAGACGGAGACGTGCACTGGGAGACGACACCCGATCCATCAG GTGGACGATACCTCACCATCCCTGAGGTGAGCAACAAAAGGACGGGGCGAGGGGCTCAGCTGGTCCTCCCGCTCACGCAGCCCTGGAACGACGGCAATCTGTGCCTGTCGTTCCGACACAAGCTGGCAGGCCACCACGTGGGCATGCTGCAAGTGTTTGTGAAGAAAGGAAAGCAGGACAGTCCGGCAGTGTGGGGACGGACGGGCGGGAACGGCTGGAGGCACACCCAAATCACGCTGTGGGGGACGGGACTGGAAAGT GTGATCCTGAAGGGGGAGCGCAGGCGAGGCAGAGTCGGCGAGATGGCCGTGGACGACATCACCCTGAGGAAAGGCAGCTGCACCGAGGAGCACAATCTGAGGAGACTCTAA